A single Sulfitobacter sp. M39 DNA region contains:
- a CDS encoding polysaccharide biosynthesis C-terminal domain-containing protein translates to PDGRVSLLHAGAAAHAAIEAVVSGNAGVLRPPAHDIAVVNLFELLQRFHRDYHANIYPDLRDPFTNALFNTYRAALYPKGFPRPLKLNTDARGTLFEAVKGGGGGQTFLSTTLPTVTRGDHFHLNKVERFLVVQGEAIIRIRKVLSDVVWEYHVSGNNPAPVDMPTLHTHSIENVGDTELLTLFWTHDLFDPTNPDTFADKVL, encoded by the coding sequence CCTGACGGGCGCGTATCACTTTTGCATGCTGGGGCCGCAGCGCACGCAGCGATTGAGGCGGTAGTGAGCGGCAATGCCGGTGTTCTACGTCCGCCAGCGCATGACATTGCGGTAGTTAACCTATTCGAGCTGCTCCAGCGTTTTCACCGCGACTATCATGCCAACATCTACCCCGACCTTCGCGACCCTTTCACAAATGCGCTATTTAATACTTATCGTGCAGCGTTGTATCCGAAAGGGTTCCCACGGCCGCTAAAGCTAAATACGGATGCGCGCGGGACGTTGTTCGAAGCTGTAAAAGGCGGGGGTGGCGGACAAACTTTTTTGTCAACGACTTTGCCCACAGTAACTCGGGGTGATCACTTCCATTTAAATAAAGTCGAACGCTTTCTCGTAGTTCAAGGCGAAGCGATTATTCGTATCCGCAAAGTTTTGAGCGACGTGGTTTGGGAATATCATGTTTCAGGCAATAATCCAGCGCCGGTGGACATGCCGACGCTTCACACCCATTCGATTGAGAATGTTGGCGACACTGAGCTATTAACGCTTTTCTGGACACATGACCTTTTCGATCCAACTAACCCCGACACTTTTGCTGACAAGGTTCTATAA